One genomic window of Dermacentor andersoni chromosome 8, qqDerAnde1_hic_scaffold, whole genome shotgun sequence includes the following:
- the LOC126525677 gene encoding uncharacterized protein, with product MSETPASTPTTSSAPTKPSGNDTTAGTPKKQRAQNFCYAPRCRTGQKGAPRFSMFTAPKDPKVRKIWQYNLRRLDKPLTQFSSVCERHFDPRFIVRDYVHIINGAEVRIPRGKPRLAEGAIPTLLPDLPGYLSKKLPKQRPTKGRQLSEPVVKTNLPSPPPPPPKKKKQLQQDPGDNESSDQQADDSVCQDSRPDSLCSEDTDTTASGTGNQTAKGARPAPELKVVRPAREPPLTIERLRKENIELPSVAWCLLGTRDPYRVVFATTDVKKVAPDSLTVTHPKLVSFSTSTDGPEIVAEAYFQGTLCCKSIVTTLDAAKVILQDANATHMCKGAMTPSEFEDCCRSITVQLLLKIGKNDEGTVFSLECTRNVETEGTVCVPCKVLRKNLQSRKSRVLKKLMKECLDDGEPDSPEQTTQESAVCSPAPEELRNGS from the exons ATGAGTGAGACACCCGCGTCAACACCAACCACAAGCAGTGCACCAACAAAGCCATCCGGCAATGACACCACCGCCGGCACGCCGAAGAAACAGCGGGCGCAAAACTTCTGCTATGCACCGCGCTGTCGCACAGGCCAGAAAGGCGCGCCGCGGTTCTCGATGTTCACCGCGCCCAAGGACCCAAAGGTGAGGAAGATATGGCAGTACAACCTGCGCCGGCTCGACAAGCCGCTCACCCAGTTCTCGTCGGTCTGCGAGCGGCACTTCGACCCTCGTTTCATCGTGCGCGACTACGTGCACATCATAAACGGCGCCGAGGTGCGGATACCCCGAGGCAAGCCGAGGCTCGCCGAAGGCGCCATTCCTACGCTGCTTCCCGACTTGCCCGGGTACCTCTCGAAGAAGCTGCCCAAGCAGAGGCCGACCAAAGGCAGGCAACTGTCGGAGCCCGTGGTCAAGACCAACCtaccgtcgccgccgccgccgcctccaaagaaaaagaagcagcttcAACAAGATCCCGGCGACAACGAGTCCAGCGATCAACAAGCCGACGACTCCGTGTGTCAGGACAGCAGACCCGACAGTCTGTGCTCCGAAGACACGGACACTACCGCCAGTGGTACCGGTAATCAAACGGCCAAGGGGGCTCGGCCAGCCCCCGAACTTAAGGTGGTTCGGCCAGCCCGCGAACCTCCACTGACGATAGAACGCCTCAGGAAGGAAAACATCGAGCTTCCTTCGGTGGCGTGGTGCCTCCTCGGAACTCGAGACCCGTACAGGGTGGTGTTTGCGACGACCGACGTGAAAAAGGTTGCGCCGGATTCGCTCACGGTGACGCACCCGAAGCTGGTCAGCTTCTCGACCAGCACCGACGGTCCGGAAATCGTGGCCGAGGCGTACTTCCAGGGCACCCTATGCTGCAAGTCGATCGTCACGACGCTGGACGCGGCGAAGGTGATCCTGCAGGACGCGAACGCGACACACATGTGCAAGGGGGCGATGACCCCGAGCGAGTTCGAGGATTGCTGCCGCAGCATCACCGTGCAGCTGCTGCTGAAGATCGGCAAGAACGACGAGGGCACCGTGTTCAGCCTGGAGTGCACGAGAAACGTTGAGACGGAAG GAACAGTGTGCGTGCCCTGCAAGGTGCTACGAAAAAATCTGCAAAGCAGGAAGTCCAGAGTGCTAAAAAAACTGATGAAGGAGTGCCTTGACGACGGAGAGCCAGACAGCCCCGAGCAGACGACACAGGAGAGTGCCGTCTGCTCTCCTGCTCCAGAGGAGCTGAGAAACGGCTCGTAA